TGAAGAAGAATGTGAGTGGGAACAAGAGAGGGATGTATTCACTATTAAATTAGATAGGGAATATGATGAGAATTCTACTATTCAATTGTCAATAGACTATAAAGGAATGAGTTCACAGTATTTTTTTGCTGGAGAAAAAGCAACTCTATTACCCAACTACTATGCATTCCTTCCATACCCTGGGGACAATAATGTGATGGCAATCATAAATGAACATTTAAATGTAATTCCCTTAGTACATAATTCAGATATTGATTATGAAATTGAAGTACTAAGTAAAAGAAAGATATATTCTAATCTTGACAGTGTGGATGAAGATAGTTTTATAGGTACTAGTAACGAAGGATTAATGCTCATAGGAGGGTATGTTAATGAATTTACAAATGATTCACTAAGGATAATTTATACAGATGATGTGAAACTAGAAGAAGCCATAGATTTGACGGAAAGCTTTAATGAGCAACTAGAGATATTATCTAACATATTGGAATTAGAGTTTCAGCCAATAGAGATAGCTTGCTTTGTTCCGATCAAAACTGGGCTCCTTTGCGGGCGTGAAACGCAAACTATGAAAACAGGAAAAATACTATATACTAGTCTAACAACTAACAAATATACCTACCTAGAACAATATATTCTGGAGGAATCTTTGGCTTGTTTAGTTTTATCAAACCCTGAACTCCTTATGTTACAAAATGAGGATAATAAAAGATATTTAGATGTGTTTTTATCATGGTATATGGAGAAATATAACATAATAGATGGGGATATGTTCGTTGATGATGATATTAAAGATATGACATTAGATGAAAAGTGGAATCTAGTAAAAGAATTAAAAGAACTAATAAAAGGAAGGTGAGATAGATGGTTGTTATCCAAATATCAAAACTTACTAAGTATTATGGTAAGAAAAAGGTGCTAGACGAGTTATCTGTAGATATAGAGAGTGGTATATTTGGATTTTTGGGCCCGAATGGGGCAGGTAAAACTACTTTAATGCGCTGTATAGTAGGGCTTTTAGAATATGAAGGTGACATTTATTATAAAGGAGAAGATTTAAATAATACCAAAGGGTTAAATATTGGCTATCTACCCCAAAACTTTTCGCTTTTTCATAATTTAACAGTGAAAGAAGCATTGGAATATGTATTTATCTTGAAAAATGCCAAGGGAAATCAAAATGAAATTATAGAAAAAATTCTAGTAGATGTTCATCTTGAAAAAGAGAAAAATAAAAAGATTAAAAACCTATCAGGTGGGATGTTACGAAGAGTTGGAATCGCCCAAGCACTAATTGGTGATCCAGATCTATTAATAGTAGATGAGCCAACTGCTGGACTAGATCCGAAGGAAAGGGTTAGATTTAGGAATTTATTACAAAAGTTAGCAACTGATGTGGATATTATTATTTCATCTCATATAGTGGAGGATATAGAAATACTCTGTGATTCCATTGCTTTTTTTAATCAAGGATCCATAATACTAAAAGGGGATACTGGTAAGTTGATAGATAGTATGGTAGGGAAAGTTGGAACTATAAAAATAAGACCACAGGAATTAGCTTCCTATGAAAGTAAGTATTTATGCTCTGTCCTTTCAAGTACAAAAGACTATGTAGAATTGAAGGTTGTTGGAGATGATTTACCTAAAGATACAATATTTATGCAGCCTGAATTAGAGGATTTATACTTTTATACTATT
This region of Xylanivirga thermophila genomic DNA includes:
- a CDS encoding ATP-binding cassette domain-containing protein; this encodes MVVIQISKLTKYYGKKKVLDELSVDIESGIFGFLGPNGAGKTTLMRCIVGLLEYEGDIYYKGEDLNNTKGLNIGYLPQNFSLFHNLTVKEALEYVFILKNAKGNQNEIIEKILVDVHLEKEKNKKIKNLSGGMLRRVGIAQALIGDPDLLIVDEPTAGLDPKERVRFRNLLQKLATDVDIIISSHIVEDIEILCDSIAFFNQGSIILKGDTGKLIDSMVGKVGTIKIRPQELASYESKYLCSVLSSTKDYVELKVVGDDLPKDTIFMQPELEDLYFYTIGELNE